The Scyliorhinus canicula chromosome 17, sScyCan1.1, whole genome shotgun sequence DNA window tggtgtctctgcagggcgAATAAGTGGGTGAAttctttcccacacacagagcaggtgaacggcttctccccagtgtgaattcgctggtgtgtctgcagggtggataaattagtgaatcccttaccacacaaagagcaggtgaacggcctctccccagtgtgaactcgctcgtgtgtctgcagggtggatgactgaaTGAAACTTTTCCCACATACAGAACATCTGAACGGCTTCTCACCTGTGTGTATTCGCTGATGTGACAGCAGGTGGGctaactgactgaatcccttcccacagtgagagcaggtgaacggcctctcccctgtgtgaaatcgctggtgtgtccgcagattATGTAACTGAGTGAATCGCTTCCCACATTCagtgcaggtgaacggtctctccctggtgtgaactcgctggtgtcgccACAGGCTGGATGGATCACTGAATTCCTTTCCACACTTcaagcagctgaatggcctcgtcccagcgtgactgcgttgatgagttTCCAGTGCAGATGGGTAccgaaatcccttcccacagtctccacatttccaccGTTTCGCCATGGTGTGGATATCCATGTGTCTCTCAAGGCTAGACAATCAACGGAAGCCTGACAAGGGTACAGTCTCCCCCCGCTATGAATGGTGCAATGTATTTTCAGGCTGTgtgcactggaacactctcattcgggtgtgtttgtgtgtctcggTACTTTTCCACTCACACTGATGGTTATAGCCTTCTGAAGTAGACAGTACAGACAACCATTTGTCCATCTATATTTAAAAGCTGTTAATATTCAACATCCGATAAATTGAGTGCGCAGTCAGAATTTGGTGTAAATCTGTGTTTAAAATTTCTTTCTGTAAATCCTCaccttctaatatcctgtaaaaggtgaCAAAAAGACActactgtcagtacaggatacaAACTCAGAACAGGCAGTTCTAGTTTCTACAGAACAATTTTCCTCATTCATTCCTCAAAAACTGTaattctccacctccaacactctccctccattctcactctgctgtatctaatatttattctgctgaaggtgctgattcaggctgagtgacagatccatgctcactgcttcctgtcctggacacagagacatGCAAATCTTCATGCAGGCTGCCAGACAGATATATGTTTATATTACTGGACTAAAAATGTGTGCAACATGCAGACTTGATTcatttcctttcccttcagttgctacaagccaccaatgcccccccccccctcccccgaatgagaaaagaaatggaaacagGGAGACATTGATTTCTTCCCAGATGTTGCCCAGAGGAAGTTTTAATCTGAAGTCTAACTTCCGCTTGTGACGTCACAATGATGCCATGCCTGAATCAGCCAATCGGAATCAGTCTGCTCCGCGGTGACGTCTCCGGGttccagtgcgcaggcccggcgcCCGGACAGCTATCGTTCCCCTTTCATCTCCTCGAGACatggtttccaggcaaccggctgacggTTCCGGCCAGAGCGAGAAGCCGCCTCCAGatcgccccctcccgggactgcgcatgtcgaAGGGAGAGGATAAGCTGCGCATGTGCAAGAAAGCGCTCACTCCGGACCTTCCTGTGAGGTGTTGACCAGTGCAACGAgttggaggaccggaaggaccCTGGTCCTCTAGTCAATCAGCGCGCGGGCTTTGTGTGGATGAACATTGAGCTTCACACAGGCTgaaacttcctcctgtctccaacatctgtgagtaaaacactttcttttctccccctttccatttcttttctcattctgatcTTCAATTGGTcatttgcagcaactgaagggaaaggaagtgaatccagggaaggtgcagactctggacagcTTGgttcaggtctctctctctcttaaagacattgacatcctttgctccctcagcttgacacatttatttgtctggcgaaaaggatggtctctttcctaatgttcacaattaaagggctgcattccccaggagatggctgacattcaAAGGGACAGTAAATATCAAACAGAAATATGCCTAGTGTTGTTATTTGGTATAGATTAGATATATTAGTGATGTTTCTGTCATAaagtacatttattattattGCTAGTCTTGTAATATTGTACTGTAGCAAAATTATATATTTGGATTCAGTCAAGGATGCATTGGACAAATTTCTGATTGACACGGGagccaagggttatggggaacaggcagtaaaatggagagaaagctgagatgaggaattAATTCCTTACTTGAGGATGTGACGgagctttggaattctcgactGCAGAGGACTGTGGAGCCTCAATGATCAAGTATTTCAGGACCGAGATTGATAGGTTTCGAGTTATTGAagtcatcaagggatatggagttaGAGTTGGAAAAtgctgctgaggtagatcggccattgAGCTCATTGAAGGGTTGAGCAAGCTCGATGGGCAAATGACCGCCAAAATCTTCAATTTGTTATTATCTGTGtacaggacaggaagcagtgaccatggatctgtcaatcagtctgaataagcaccttcaggagaattgggagggtgaatattagatacagcagagtgagaatggagggagagtgtgtgggatggagatttacagcttttggggaatgagagaggaaagaatgtttcagagaaactagaattgtctgttctgaatttctatcctgtactgacagtgatgtctttgtaaattgtttttacaggatattagaacaggaggaattacagacaaaaATCTCAAATGTCACAACTCGTTCTGAGACCTGATTCCTTGGAATGTGAACATCATTGGCCTTCGAAACTAGAATGAGAAATGTTTGCCCGATCTGTCGGCTTGAAAAGATTTGAATCATCGGTGTGACTGAAAAAGCACTGAGATACACAACACGAGTGAGCGTGTTCGAGaacactgactgtggaaacagcTTGAACCAGTTACACTGTCTGAAAAAACATTgcaccattcacagcagggagagacCATACCCGTGTTCTGTGTATTTGGCTAAGGCTTCAACTTATTGTTCATCCTGGAGatacacaaggacacccacaccatggagaaaccgtggaaatgtggggactgtgagaAGGGATTTAGATGGCCATCTGAGCTGGAAATTCATCaacgtactcacactggggagaggcctttcacttgctctgtgtgtgggaagggattcactcaattatctGACCTGCACAAACACCAGCGAgtgcacactggggagaggccattcatttgctctcagtgtgggaagggattcaatcggTTATCCAATCTGCAGATACACcatcgagttcacactggggagagatcattcacctgctctcaatgtgagaagggattcagtcatttgTCTAGCTTGcagaatcaccagcgagttcatactggcgagaaaccgttcacctgctctcagtgtgggaaggaattcactcacTTAGggaacctgcagagacaccagcgggttcacactgaggagaaaccattcacctgctctcagtgtgggaagggattcaaacattCATTCAGCTTGcagaatcaccagcgagttcacactgggtagtggcctttcacctgctctcaatgtgcaaAAGGATttgctcagttatccagcctgcagacacaccagtgagttcacactggggagaggccattcacccattctcaatgtgggaagggattttgtgTTTCATCACATCTGCTGAGACATcaacaagttcacaagtgattacaggggttggattccgcTGTTATTACTTCTGTTCCCAATGATAACCTGAacagcattttgttcattctgacagttagtcaatggggatggaggtgtgtttctttctgctggactgctgGTCTCACGACTTTGCCTCCAGTGGCCTGGTGATCTTTGAGCTTTATTGCGATTACGTGGTTCCAAGTTTCATGAGGACcacagagtgaaagggtgtttggacgttggaagatatttagttcccatttctgtttggaacctcCCAAAGCATGCCATATAACTGAgtgaagatgggctatggtggttacattgttcttttgtttaatatAATCACAGGAACGTGTCCacgtatgaggggcaagttggctGAGGGAGTTTTGGATATTACAATAAACAGTATGACGATAGACAGGGAATCACTAGCATTTAAAGAATTATTACATATTTACATCAAATATAGATTCCTTTGAGAaacaaaaatccaacaggaaaaaTGATGCAACCGTGGCTAACAAAGAAAGTTAAAGATTCCATTAGATAAAAGGAAGAGgttcataaagtggccaaaatagtAGTAAGCCTGAGGATTTGGAACTTGTTTtagattcagcaaaggaggaccaagaaactgatcaagagaaaatagaatatgagagcaaactcGTGAGAAACAGAAAAACTGACTGGAAAAGCTCctataggaatgtgaaaaggaaaagattagcaaagaccaatgtgggtccattccagacagagacaggagagtttataatggggagtaaggaaatggcagaaacaatgtgtgtctgtcttcacggggGAAGATATAGAAATTGTCACAAAAACACGAGAGAACCAAGGGACTAGTGAGcacgaggaactgaaagagattcGTATTAGTGAAAAAgaagcactggagaaattaatgtggttgAAAATTATGTATTAATAAGTCCCCAAAAGCTgctgctctacatcccagagtgttgaaagaggcgcctgcagagatagtggatacattggtgatcatctttcaaaattctatagattctggaatggttcctgcagattggaaggtggtaaatgtaaccccactatttaaggagggagagagaaaacggggaaccacagacccattagcctgacatcagtaggagggaaaatgctacaatctattataaaggatgtgataacatacggattaggagcaggagttggccactcggcccctcgagcctgctctaccattcaataagttcacggctgaactgattgtaacctcaactccacacaggcccgtttaaaaataaatctggttGGAAGAGCCTTTCAACATCCCAATGATACTAAAGaacaggggaggaggaaggagcagtgctccgaaagctagtgtttgaaacaaacatgttggactttaacctggtgttgtaagacttcttatggtGTTATTTGCAACTGCCGTTCCGAGACTTTAAACATTTTAATCCGTCTCTCCAGCGCATGTCAATTACAAAGCATTGTCTCATGGTTAACAAAATAGATGTGTTACTTTAAAACCGTGACTTCGCATCATGCCCAAGACtgccaaacattaaaaaaaacacatgttGCATTCTGCTCAAAGTCTAAAAAGAACGTTACGCTGTTTCTATCTTTGTCTATTTCAactatttgcatttttaaaaactttctctGCCATGCGTGCTAGCTTTAAGCTGTTTAGCACCTTGCTCAAGGCCCTCATCATTCAAGCTTGGCTCCTCCCAGTACTGACATCATttcaccaagctgaaatctaattaactccacagggaatccccttcatCCAAACAACATTACATTAGCCCACactttttatgatgctttaattacatATCTGGCTCCGAAACTTAATTGTCCTTCAAACAAaattgaaatttagagtacccaattctttttttttcaattaaggggcaatttagcgtggccaattcactgacTCTGCACATCGATTTatattgtggaggtgagacccacgctggcacagggagaatgtgcagactccacatgaacGGTGACTCggcaccgggatcgaacccaggtcatcgGCACTgaggggagcagtgctaaccactgtgctaccgtgaagccCCCGGCAATGAATTTAAAGACAATGTGctgaagctttgggattctccaccccagaggactgtggagcctcagtcatcgAGTATTTTTAGACCGAGATTGATAGGTTTCTcgatattgaagatatcgagggatatgggggatagtgtggaaaatggtgctgaggtagattggccaatgatctcattgaatggtcgagtaggcttgatgggctgaatggccaactgcaGCTCCTATTTGTTATGGTCTCTGTGTCCAGGATAGGAAGCAGcgagcagggatctgtcaatcagcctgaatcggcaccttcaggagaattgggagggtgattattagatacagcagagtgagaatggagggagagtgtgtgggatggagatttacagcttttggggaatgagataGGAAAGAATGTTGCTGAGAAATTAAAataatctgttctgaatttctatcctgtactgactgtgctgtcttttgtaaactccttttacaggatgtgaAAAGGACaggatttacagacagaaatctcaaacatcacgtctaGATCTGATAGAGTTACTTGGTTCATCGACCATTAAATCTATGAGAAATGTTTGCCCGACCTGTTGACTTCAACAaagtttaaacatcagtgtggctggagaagcaccgagaaacacacacccgagtgagagtgttccagagcactgactatggaaagagctttaaccagttacacagcctgaaaacacATCAGACCATTCACAGCGGGTAGGGACAgtacatgtgttctgtgtgtgaaCGAGGCCTCAACTGATTGtctaacctggagagacacgagttgaCCCAAAagatggagaaaccgtggaaatgtggggactgtgggaagggatacagagtCCCATCTAAACTGGAGATTCACCGACgcaatcacactggggagaggccgttcacctgctctcagtgtaggaagggattcacttgtttAGAAAACCTGAAgttacaccagcgaattcacactggggagtggccattcacctgctcccattgtgggaagggatttgctcagCCAAGCAAACttaagacacaccagcgagttcacactagggagaagccgttcacctgctcccagtgtgggaagggattcactcggtcaagcagcctgcagacacaccagcgagttcacactggggaaaggccgttcacctgctctgagtgtgagaagggattcacggaCTTATcgaacctgcggagacaccagcgagttcacactgcggagaggccgttcacctgctctcagtgtgagaagggattcactcagacaTCTGACCTGCGGAGACATcaacgagttcacaccggggagaggccgttcacctgctcccagtgtgggaagggattcactcagtcaagcagcctgctgaaacaccagcaaattcacactggggagaggccgttcacctgctctcagtgtgggaagcgaTTCTGTGTTTTCTCGTCtctcctgagacaccaacaagttcacaattgatcagtgatggattctgctgttattgtttctgcttcaattacatccagggctgcatttcattctctcttctctttctctctcagggaATCTGagacaggaaaagtgatgcaaccGTGGCGAACAAGAAAAGATTCCATTAGAGCAAAGGAAGAGGCTCATAAAGTGGCAAAAATAGTAGTGAGCCTGAGGACTGGGAACTTGTTACAGAATTTAGCAATGgtggaccaagaaactgataaagagaaTATAGAACCTGGACTCGCACAAAGTGatcatgggaggggtctttaatacagttattgatcAGGGCCTGGATCAATCATGCTTGAAAACGGGCAGGgtaccagcaatggcaaaggaactgaaagggttcatggagcagatgaggggggtggatccatggagatttaggcagccgacggtgaaggagttttctttctactCCCACATACATAAGGTATACTCTCagatcgatttctttgttttgggtagggccttgctggcaggggtggtggacacggggtattcggcgattacaatctcgGACCAAGCTCCACACTGGGAATGACCTGCAGGTGAGTAAAGATAGCAATTAGCGcctgcaatggaggttggatgtagggctgttggcggacgaagcggtgtgcgaggcgctgaggaaatgcatgctgcATTACccgcaggtgaatgatacgggggaggtctcagcagcagtgctctgggaagcgctgaaggcagtggtgagaggagagctgatctcgatcctggCTCACAGTGACAGGGCGGACAGGACAGAAACAGACCGACTGGTGAGAGAGATCCTACAAGTCGACAGGAGGTACGTGGAGACTCCAGAGAAAGGGCatttaagggaacgacggagactacaagcggagtttggcttgttacccacagggagggcagtggaacggctcagaaaggcgaggggggcgatataCGAGCATTGTGAGAAGGCCAGTatgatgcttgcacagcagctaagAAAGaggggaggcagctagagaaatagggaaagttatcgacggggatgggaacttagttggggactcggtAGGGGTTAGTAAGATGTTTTGGGATTTTTACAGCAGGTTTTACAGGTCAGAACCCCCTGCAGGGCCGGAGGGGTtgaggcacttcctggaggggctgactttcccgaaggtggatggggagctggtagaaggactgggggccccgatcgggttggaagagatagtggagggtctgaaggccatgcaggcaggtaagggcccgggaccggacgggtacccagcggagttctataaaaaattctccgggatattgggaccggtgctgatgaaggtgttTAACGAGGTAAGGGaaagggggggttctgccccagacgatgtcacaggccactatttcgCTTATCCTGAAATGGgtcaagaacccggagctatgtgggtcctacgggccgatttccctgttgaacgtagatgccaaactgctggccaaacttttgtcctccaggattgaggattgtgtgccgaacgtcattgtggaggatcagacggggttcgttaagggcaggcagctggtggccaatgtacgaaagctgttaaacatgatcatgatgcccccggaaagtagggaggtggaggtagtggtcgcgatggatgcggagaaagcttttgaccggattgagtgggattatttttgggaggtcctggggtggttcggatttgggagggactttattgactgggtcaggttgctgtacccggcacctgtggcaagtgtacagacaaacaggacgactttggactactttagactgcacggGGGGggtcgagacagggatgccccctctcctcactgctgtttgcactggctatagagccgctggcaattgctctgacgGCCTCAAGGGGCTCAtccgggggaggtggggagcaCAGAATCTCATTGTATGCGGattacctgcttttgtatgtttcGAATCCgattgaggggatggaagaaattatgggaattGTGGGGGAATTCGGCTGCTAttcggggtataagctcaatgtggggaagagcgagatgtttgtcgGCCAGGCGAGGgatcaggagaggcgactgggcgAACTGCCATTCAGAGTAGtagggggacagtttcaggtacctaggtatcCAGGTGGCGTGGGATTGGGGCTGGCTACATACattgaacttggcccggttggtggatcagaCGGAAGATgacttccggagatgggatgcgctcccgttgtctctggcgggCAGAGTCCAAGCGGTGAAAATGATggccctcccgagattcctgattgttcttcaatgtctccccatcttcatcccgcggtccttttttaagcgggtcaataaagttattgtgggcTTTGTATGGGATGGCAAGTCCCCGTGAGTGAAGAGGGTAATGCTCAtgcggagtcgggggggggggggggggggggggggggggggggggtggggggggggggggggggctggcgctgccgaacgttagcaattattactgggcagctagtacagccatggtgaggaggtggctggtgggggggagcCGGCATGGGTGCGCATGGACGCGGCTTCTTGCAAGGGAacaagtctgggggcgttggtaacatcGCCTCTGCTATTCCCGCCGTGCGGTGctccaccagtcccgtggtggtggcggccttgagagtctgggggcagtggaggagacatgtgggagcagagggggcatcggtATGGTCCCCAATCTGAGGTAATCACCgctttgccccggggaggatggacggatGGTTTCGAATTtggcagagagcggggattgagaggatgggggacttgtttatagaaggaagcttcccgagtatgagggcgctggaggagaagtttgcgttGGCGGGGGGAAACGAATTTCGATATCTGCAAGTGCGGGAATTTCTGCATAGACAggtatcaaccttcccactcctgccactcagggggattcaggataggatgGTCTCCAGAGGTTGGATAGGTGAGGGGAGCGTTTcttacatttataaggagctgatggtttcagaggagacgcagaccgaggagctgaagcgaaaatgggaggaggagctggagggagagTTAGAGGAGAGCCTTTGGGCGGACGTGCTGAGTAGGGTCAatgcgaccgcaacatgtgccaggctcagcctgatccaatttaaggtcgttcaccaggttcatatgacagtggcccggatgagcagattctttgaggtggaagacaggtgtgtgaAATATGCGGGggggccagtgaaccatgtccacatgttctggacatgtccaaggctgaggggattttggcaggggtttgccgacaccatgtccacagtattaaatacgaaggtggcactgagtctggaggtggcgattttcagggtgtcgcaggatccgggaatccaggaggagaaagaggcggacgttctggcctttgcttccctggtagcccggaggcggatattactggcatggagggactcgaggcccccgaagtcggagacctggctatcggacatgactggctttctctggagaaaatcaagttcgccttgagagggtctctgTTCGGGTTCGccgggaggtggcaaccgttcgtcgacttctttgcggagaatgaATCATCAGCAGAAAGGGGAGGGGAGCTATGACAATTTCTATggttagcgtagattagggggttaagtaatggtgggacctgtgggggagggaggtggtatttgccctatgtttatatttttatgtacattgcttatattgctgctgtttcaATGCccaaaaaacctcaataaaatgtttattaaaaaaagagacaaaatagaatatgagagcaaactggcgagaaacataaaaaccgactggaaaagctcctataggaatgtgaaaagggaaagattagcaaagaccaatgtgggtccattccaggcagagacaggagagtttataatggggaataaggaaatggcagagaaactaaacaacgtgtgtctgtcttcacagaggaagatacagaaagtgTCCTAAAAACACAAGAGAACCAAAGGGACTAGTGAGCACGAGGAACTGAAAGTGATTAGTATTAgtgaaaaagtagcactggagaaattaatgtggttgaaagttaataaatccccaaatgatgatcaccaatgtatccactatctctccagctgcctctttcaacactctgggatgtagagcatcagcttttggagatttctgatttatttctttattgccacgtg harbors:
- the LOC119951226 gene encoding gastrula zinc finger protein XlCGF7.1-like, encoding MDIHTMAKRWKCGDCGKGFRYPSALETHQRSHAGTRPFSCLKCGKEFSDPSSLWRHQRVHTRERPFTCTECGKRFTQLHNLRTHQRFHTGERPFTCSHCGKGFSQLAHLLSHQRIHTGEKPFRCSVCGKSFIQSSTLQTHERVHTGERPFTCSLCGKGFTNLSTLQTHQRIHTGEKPFTCSVCGKEFTHLFALQRHQRVHTGERPFTCSACGKGFTQSSSLVRHIVTHTNERPFKCSDCGRDFKSSQVLMVHQRIHTEERPFSCSHCTKRFQASSTLRRHQRIHK